From Ignisphaera aggregans DSM 17230, the proteins below share one genomic window:
- a CDS encoding Orotidine 5'-phosphate decarboxylase (COGs: COG0269 3-hexulose-6-phosphate synthase and related protein~InterPro IPR001754~KEGG: siy:YG5714_2053 orotidine 5'-phosphate decarboxylase~PFAM: Orotidine 5'-phosphate decarboxylase~SPTR: C3N820 Orotidine 5'-phosphate decarboxylase~PFAM: Orotidine 5'-phosphate decarboxylase / HUMPS family~TIGRFAM: 3-hexulose-6-phosphate synthase), giving the protein MGILVNEARKKPLLQVALDFTDLDTATNVALSVAKAGVDIIEIGTPLIKCCGLNSIRRIKSVVNANIFLADLKTVDAYDYEFQPYISNGANAVTMLGVVDDDIINDAVNLCKRLGADLVVDLIYVQNPVRRALRLAEIGVEVVSLHVGVDVQKKRGVTAKELLKEIEEISSSDVIVSVAGGIKPSEISQFIEYGAKIIVIGSAITKSPDPYKSSLEAINILNKYRT; this is encoded by the coding sequence ATGGGTATCCTAGTTAATGAAGCTCGTAAAAAACCTCTTTTACAAGTAGCACTAGATTTTACAGATTTAGATACTGCCACTAATGTTGCTCTAAGTGTAGCAAAAGCAGGAGTGGATATAATTGAGATTGGTACACCATTAATTAAATGCTGTGGTCTTAATTCCATTAGGAGGATAAAGAGCGTCGTCAATGCTAATATATTCTTGGCAGATTTAAAAACGGTTGATGCATATGATTACGAATTCCAGCCCTATATATCAAATGGAGCAAATGCTGTTACAATGCTAGGTGTAGTCGATGATGATATTATAAACGATGCTGTTAATTTGTGTAAGAGATTGGGGGCAGATCTAGTTGTAGATTTAATCTATGTTCAAAATCCTGTTAGAAGAGCTTTGAGACTTGCTGAAATAGGTGTAGAAGTAGTATCGCTCCATGTCGGTGTAGATGTACAGAAAAAACGTGGTGTTACAGCTAAGGAACTATTAAAAGAGATTGAAGAAATATCTTCAAGTGATGTCATAGTATCTGTAGCAGGAGGTATAAAACCCTCTGAAATTAGCCAATTCATTGAATATGGAGCAAAAATAATTGTTATAGGTTCAGCAATAACCAAGAGCCCAGATCCATATAAATCATCATTAGAAGCCATTAACATATTAAATAAATATAGAACGTGA
- a CDS encoding Deoxyribonuclease V (COGs: COG1515 Deoxyinosine 3'endonuclease (endonuclease V)~InterPro IPR007581~KEGG: dka:DKAM_0864 endonuclease V~PFAM: Endonuclease V~PRIAM: Deoxyribonuclease V~SPTR: B8D509 Endonuclease V~PFAM: Endonuclease V) — protein sequence MHMIFDIERAKRAQIELSKRVVIEEIDLNRVDIIAGLDVSYRGNIGVATAIAYNIKKMKEECSVSVGGKVEIPYIPGLLAFREAPLMIKALIKLKEECIEPDILMVNGHGIAHPRRLGIASHLGVVMDMPSIGIAKSFLYGYIDFIDGSKVIIVDGRIVGYVVKKNRNEIYVSAGHKIAPHQALKISLETWLDNHRFPEPIYLADMISRKMLKDNLLKYK from the coding sequence ATGCATATGATATTTGACATAGAGAGAGCTAAGAGAGCTCAAATAGAGTTAAGCAAACGTGTAGTTATTGAAGAAATAGATTTGAATAGAGTTGACATAATAGCAGGACTTGATGTTAGTTATAGAGGTAATATAGGTGTAGCTACAGCTATAGCATATAATATAAAGAAAATGAAAGAAGAATGTAGCGTTAGTGTGGGAGGAAAGGTTGAGATACCATATATACCTGGATTATTAGCTTTTAGAGAAGCTCCACTAATGATAAAAGCATTAATTAAACTAAAGGAAGAGTGTATAGAGCCTGATATACTTATGGTTAATGGGCATGGCATTGCACATCCAAGAAGACTTGGAATAGCATCACATCTTGGTGTTGTAATGGATATGCCTTCAATAGGTATCGCAAAATCGTTTCTATATGGCTATATAGATTTTATAGATGGTAGTAAGGTTATTATTGTTGATGGAAGAATTGTTGGATATGTTGTTAAAAAGAATAGAAATGAAATCTATGTTTCTGCCGGACATAAAATAGCTCCACACCAAGCATTAAAGATATCGCTAGAAACATGGCTAGATAACCATAGATTTCCAGAACCTATATATCTAGCTGATATGATATCGCGAAAAATGCTTAAGGATAATCTTTTAAAATATAAATAG
- a CDS encoding proteasome endopeptidase complex, beta subunit (COGs: COG0638 20S proteasome alpha and beta subunits~InterPro IPR000243:IPR001353:IPR016050:IPR019983~KEGG: sso:SSO0278 proteasome subunit~PFAM: 20S proteasome A and B subunits~PRIAM: Proteasome endopeptidase complex~SPTR: Q980L4 Proteasome subunit~TIGRFAM: proteasome endopeptidase complex, beta subunit~PFAM: Proteasome subunit~TIGRFAM: proteasome endopeptidase complex, archaeal, beta subunit): MTYERLVTGATAVGIKVNDGVVVAAEKRISYGGYIVSRAGKKVFRIADHMVIAAAGLFADMQSLSRIISAEIMYRELLSSSKMRVRAAAKLLSAILYSYKLMPFLSEIIFAGFDEEGYHLYVLDPVGSIIEDDYAAIGTGASIAIGVIESEYKNTLTIDQATELAIKSVKAAISRDAVSGDGIDIAVVTNNGINERSILL, translated from the coding sequence ATGACATATGAAAGACTTGTCACAGGAGCTACTGCTGTAGGAATCAAGGTTAATGATGGTGTTGTTGTAGCTGCAGAAAAGAGGATAAGCTATGGTGGATATATTGTTAGTAGAGCAGGTAAGAAAGTATTTAGAATAGCTGATCATATGGTAATTGCTGCTGCAGGACTATTTGCAGATATGCAATCGTTAAGTAGGATAATAAGTGCTGAGATAATGTATAGAGAGCTATTATCATCATCTAAGATGAGAGTAAGAGCTGCGGCAAAACTTCTCTCAGCTATTCTATATAGCTATAAGCTTATGCCATTTCTATCAGAAATAATATTTGCAGGATTTGATGAAGAGGGATACCATCTCTATGTGCTAGACCCTGTAGGCTCTATAATAGAGGATGACTATGCCGCTATAGGAACTGGTGCAAGTATAGCGATAGGTGTTATAGAATCTGAATACAAAAATACTTTAACTATAGACCAGGCCACAGAATTAGCAATAAAATCTGTTAAAGCTGCTATATCTAGAGATGCTGTTTCTGGTGATGGAATAGATATAGCTGTTGTAACAAATAATGGTATTAATGAGAGAAGTATCTTATTATAG
- a CDS encoding protein of unknown function DUF59 (COGs: COG2151 metal-sulfur cluster biosynthetic protein~InterPro IPR002744~KEGG: hbu:Hbut_1250 hypothetical protein~PFAM: protein of unknown function DUF59~SPTR: A2BM71 Universally conserved protein~PFAM: Domain of unknown function DUF59), translated as MSSEDVKKKIIDLLKTVYDPEIPINIYDLGLVYNIEVEGNTINVTLGLTTPFCPMAFMVVQQAEHILKQSFPDKEIKVNLDLERIWNPQMMTEEGRRLFKILYGYDPAEKTA; from the coding sequence ATGAGTAGCGAGGATGTTAAGAAGAAGATAATAGATTTGCTAAAGACTGTTTACGATCCAGAGATACCTATAAACATATATGACCTTGGACTTGTATATAATATAGAGGTAGAGGGTAATACAATAAACGTGACCTTAGGTTTAACAACCCCATTCTGTCCTATGGCCTTCATGGTTGTACAACAAGCAGAACATATCTTAAAACAATCATTTCCTGATAAAGAGATAAAGGTTAATCTAGACTTAGAAAGAATTTGGAATCCCCAGATGATGACTGAAGAAGGTAGAAGGCTTTTCAAGATACTCTATGGTTATGATCCCGCCGAAAAAACTGCTTAG